Part of the Solidesulfovibrio sp. genome is shown below.
GCGTGGCCACCCGGTCGAGGAACCAGCGGTCGTGGCTGATGACCAGGGCCGAGCCGGCGAACGAGAGCAACGCCTCTTCCAGGGCGCGCAGGGTGTTGACGTCCAGGTCGTTGGTCGGTTCGTCAAGGAGCAGCACGTTGGCGCCGCTTTTGAGCATCAGCGCCAGGTGCAGCCGGTTTTTCTCGCCGCCCGAGAGCACCTTGACCTTTTTCTGCTGGTCCTGGCCGGTGAAGTTGAACCGGGCCACGTAGGCCCGGGCGTTGACGTCCTTGGTGCCGAGCTTGATGGTGTCGTAGCCTTCGCCCACGGCCTCGAACACGGTCTTTTCCGGGTCCAGCGACTCGCGGTTTTGGTCCACGTGGGCGAGCTGCACGGTGTCGCCGAGCTTGATGGAGCCGCCGTCCGGGCTGTCCTGGCCGGTCAGCAGCCGGAAGAAGGTCGTCTTGCCGGCGCCGTTGGGGCCGATGATGCCGACGATGGCCCCGCGCGGCACGGTGATGGTCAGGTTCTCGAACAGCAGCCGGTCGTCGTAGGCCTTGGCCAGGCCCTCGGCCTCGATGACGTTCTTGCCCAGGCGCTGTCCCGGCGGAATGTAGATTTCCAGGTCCTTGGCCATCCGGTCGGATTCCTGAGAGGCCAGGGACTCGTAGGCGCTGATGCGGGCTTTCGACTTGGCGTGGCGGCCGCGCGGCGACATGCGCACCCATTCGAGCTCCCGGGCCAGCGTCTTCTGGCGTTCGCTCTCGGACTTCTCCTCCTGGCGCAGCCGTTCCTGCTTCTGCTCCAGCCACGAGGAATAGTTGCCCTTCCAGGGGATGCCCCGGCCCCGGTCGAGCTCCAGGATCCAGCCGGCCACGTTGTCCAGGAAATAGCGGTCGTGGGTGACGGCGATGACCGTGCCGGGATAGCCGTGAAGGAAGTGCTCCATCCAGGCGACCGTTTCGGCGTCCAGGTGGTTGGTCGGTTCGTCGAGGAGCATGATGTCGGGCTTTTGGAGGAACAGCCGGCACAGGGCCACGCGGCGGCGCTCGCCGCCGGACAGGACGGAGACGGGCGTGTCCGGCGGCGGGCAGCGCAGGGCGTCCATGGCCATCTCCAGCCGGCTGTCGAGTTCCCAGGCGTCCAGGGCGTCGAGCTTCTCCTGGACCTCGCCCTGGCGCTCGATGAGCGCGTTCATGGCGTCGTCGTCCATGGGCTCGGCGAATCGGGCGTTGATGTCCTCGAATTCCGCAAGCAGGGCCACGGTCTCGGCCACGCCTTCCTCGACCACCTCGCGCACGGTCTTTTGCACGTCAACGAGCGGGTCCTGCTCCAGGTAGCCGATGGTATGGCCCGGGGTGAGCACGGTCTCGCCCTGGAAATCCTTGTCCACGCCGGCCAGGATTTTTAACAGCGTCGATTTGCCCGAGCCGTTGAGGCCCAGCACGCCGATTTTCGCGCCGTAGAAATACGACAGCGAGATGTCCTTGATGATGGGCTTTTTGTCGTGAAACTTGCTGACGCGGATCATCGAGTAAATAATCTTATTGGGTTCGGCGGCCATGAAACCTCCTGGGGATTGGCATCGCGAAATCGGCCACGCCGGGCCGCTTGGGCCGGGTATGGCAACAAATACGGGTGAAACGCAAGCGGCCCTCCGCATCCGGCCGAGGGGTCGGAGGGAAGGCCGCCTGCCGTGTGTCGCCGGGGTTATCCGGCGGCGTGGTCGTTATTTCTTCTTGCGGGCCATGGCTTCCTGGAGCTTGTCGCCAAGCAGCCCGAATCCGCCCGAGGCGGCCTGGGAGGCCTTTTCCTTTTTGACGTAGCGCTTCCAGTCGTCGGACTCGCGCTCGCGTTCGCGCTTGCCGCCGCCGTCGCGGATTTCCCGTT
Proteins encoded:
- the ettA gene encoding energy-dependent translational throttle protein EttA, with amino-acid sequence MAAEPNKIIYSMIRVSKFHDKKPIIKDISLSYFYGAKIGVLGLNGSGKSTLLKILAGVDKDFQGETVLTPGHTIGYLEQDPLVDVQKTVREVVEEGVAETVALLAEFEDINARFAEPMDDDAMNALIERQGEVQEKLDALDAWELDSRLEMAMDALRCPPPDTPVSVLSGGERRRVALCRLFLQKPDIMLLDEPTNHLDAETVAWMEHFLHGYPGTVIAVTHDRYFLDNVAGWILELDRGRGIPWKGNYSSWLEQKQERLRQEEKSESERQKTLARELEWVRMSPRGRHAKSKARISAYESLASQESDRMAKDLEIYIPPGQRLGKNVIEAEGLAKAYDDRLLFENLTITVPRGAIVGIIGPNGAGKTTFFRLLTGQDSPDGGSIKLGDTVQLAHVDQNRESLDPEKTVFEAVGEGYDTIKLGTKDVNARAYVARFNFTGQDQQKKVKVLSGGEKNRLHLALMLKSGANVLLLDEPTNDLDVNTLRALEEALLSFAGSALVISHDRWFLDRVATHILAFEGESQVVFFDGNFTEYEADRKARLGAEADIPHRIKYRHFSRA